A section of the Castanea sativa cultivar Marrone di Chiusa Pesio chromosome 12, ASM4071231v1 genome encodes:
- the LOC142619112 gene encoding uncharacterized protein LOC142619112 isoform X1 produces MGKLSLDLPPGFRFSPTDKELIERFLKRKITGNDKDIYFVPEIEFYKLEPWDIQHICGIDTKDQEWFCFNPQSLNQNGNRKNRTTMEGFYKATGKDRAIKSRGSLIGMKKTLVYHRGRTPNGEGTKWVMHEYRTTQDEFDGTHPGQKAFVLCRLFNNEEKSNKGGSAKSKPALAPLSPAFEVQVESHQTSIQSCYSEISDEMMSDVAKNQAAEVTSTEVGFNLDQSLNMFDVLSPADSPPSLSPITPDVLIPNISEDSTLINPPNNPDEFFHNTSCSQNNLAVDNETLKNMASFNDNGSCSGSDANAQVDQITSVTPAVSSPTIAEASLNEAESMLAPASVPQELGSGADNYPPSFRFSPAKNSDGIISNTKTPIEYKNDGYNTSVDRNQVEVVASDEVEACSNIFSISAEPLVSNMYSPFHSQVQAELYSSCTYHPSTNDRHWGVCDQYGTNEPDPIISKYWDSIYKPDVYFCNAYLGQNNLAVEEETLKNMASFLDNGSCGGSVANAQFEQEYQGLVRFEEIIKPKVSSSV; encoded by the exons ATGGGAAAGTTGAGTTTGGATTTGCCACCTGGGTTCAGATTTAGTCCAACGGACAAGGAGCTCATCGAACGCTTCCTGAAGCGAAAGATCACAGGGAATGACAAAGATATTTACTTTGTTCCCGAAATTGAGTTTTATAAACTGGAGCCCTGGGATATACAGC ATATATGTGGGATAGATACAAAGGACCAAGAGTGGTTCTGCTTCAATCCACAGAGCCTGAATCAGAATGGGAATCGAAAGAACAGGACAACCATGGAAGGGTTCTATAAAGCAACTGGTAAAGATAGGGCAATCAAGTCCAGAGGGAGTTTAATTGGAATGAAAAAGACTCTAGTCTACCATAGAGGGCGTACTCCTAATGGAGAAGGGACCAAGTGGGTGATGCATGAATACCGCACAACCCAGGATGAGTTCGATGGAACACACCCTGGTCAG AAAGCCTTTGTCCTCTGCCGCTTATTCAATAATGAAGAAAAGAGTAACAAAGGTGGATCTGCAAAGTCCAAGCCAGCACTGGCTCCTCTATCTCCCGCATTCGAAGTGCAAGTTGAATCTCATCAAACAAGTATTCAATCTTGTTATTCTGAAATTTCTGATGAAATGATGTCTGATGTTGCAAAAAATCAAGCAGCAGAAGTGACATCTACTGAG GTTGGTTTTAATCTGGACCAATCTTTGAATATGTTCGATGTCCTGTCCCCTGCGGACTCTCCACCAAGTTTGTCCCCCATCACTCCTGACGTTTTGATTCCCAATATCTCTGAGGATTCAACACTTATTAATCCTCCTAATAATCCAGATGAGTTCTTTCATAATACATCTTGCAGTCAAAATAATCTTGCTGTTGACAATGAGACCCTGAAAAACATGGCCTCTTTTAATGACAATGGGTCATGCAGTGGGTCAGATGCCAATGCACAG GTTGACCAGATAACTTCCGTTACACCTGCTGTTTCTTCTCCTACCATAGCCGAAGCTTCTCTTAATGAAGCAGAGTCTATGCTAGCACCAGCTTCAGTGCCTCAAGAATTAGGCAGTGGAGCTGACAATTATCCCCCAAGTTTTCGATTTTCTCCTGCGAAAAATTCTGATGGAATAATATCAAACACTAAAACACCCATTGAGTACAAGAACGATGGTTATAATACTTCTGTTGATAGAAATCAAGTGGAAGTAGTCGCATCTGATGAG GTGGAGGCATGCTCGAATATATTCTCCATCTCAGCAGAGCCACTAGTTAGCAACATGTATTCCCCATTTCACTCTCAAGTGCAAGCAGAGTTATATTCTTCTTGCACCTATCACCCTTCCACCAATGATCGTCATTGGGGGGTGTGTGACCAATATGGCACAAATGAGCCAGATCCCATTATCTCTAAGTACTGGGATTCAATTTATAAACCAGATGTGTACTTTTGTAACGCATATTTGGGTCAAAATAATCTTGCTGTTGAGGAGGAGACCCTGAAAAACATGGCCTCTTTTTTGGACAATGGGTCATGCGGTGGGTCAGTGGCCAATGCACAG TTCGAACAAGAGTATCAAGGTTTGGTGAGGTTTGAAGAGATCATCAAGCCAAAGGTTTCATCATCTGTGTGA
- the LOC142620077 gene encoding uncharacterized protein LOC142620077, whose translation MVDYCTVTSVYKVDEHWFHNQVHSAYNPVVKFRNFFRFSPTDKELIELFLKPKITGNDEDIYFVPEVEFYKLEPWDLQYKSGIDTKDQEWFFFAAQSLQHQKGKGRNRKTEKGHWKVTGNDREIKSEGKVIGMKKTLVFHIGRSRKGTKWVMHEYRTTLKDLDGTHPGQKAFVLCRLFNNEEKSNKGGPAKSKPALAPVSPALEVQAETYQTSNQSCYAEISDQMMPDATEPVQCNNHRDYHNEDVAENQVAEVTSSEVDFSKDMEHLLRMFYVPSPGDSPSSLPPNTSGVSTPITVKSSCEARQSEPTLAPASQAFPEQVEKHLINCRTRFDIVAPFACSNSYSEYATENQVAEVKATEFELEMEEALKMFYAHPPEPLDCNFFSPSTLTPVAPAVSFPTTVKASLEEARSMPAPASVSTELGSEAENYPTSFQRFPAEKSDGIISNTIAPIEYNGYNTYVGKDKVAEVASDEVDLQLEAGWNMLGVSSEPLGCNMLYPFHSQMQEELGSSCSSYPFPNYLNSGHWGVHHEYGTNEPAPNISESWGLTLGNRVDCLHNKSSSSQNSLAFDNETLINMVSAKDNLADANARIELEHQDLVWLDEIINPEVSLGLLKSASYKESIGRSSDQIIGSD comes from the exons ATGGTAGATTACTGTACCGTCACTTCTGTGTATAAAGTTGATGAGCACTG GTTTCATAATCAGGTGCATTCGGCTTATAATCCAGTAGTTAAATTCAGGAATTTCTTCAG ATTTAGTCCGACGGACAAGGAGCTCATCGAACTCTTCCTGAAGCCGAAGATTACTGGGAATGATGAAGATATTTACTTTGTTCCTGAAGTTGAGTTTTATAAACTGGAGCCCTGGGATTTGCAAT ATAAATCTGGGATAGATACAAAGGACCAAGAGTGGTTCTTCTTTGCTGCACAAAGCCTGCAGCATCAGAAAGGGAAGGGGAGGAATAGGAAAACCGAGAAAGGGCACTGGAAAGTAACTGGTAATGATAGGGAAATCAAGTCCGAAGGAAAAGTGATTGGAATGAAAAAAACTCTGGTCTTCCATATAGGTCGTTCTCGTAAAGGGACTAAGTGGGTAATGCATGAGTACCGCACAACCCTGAAGGACCTTGATGGAACACACCCTGGTCAG AAGGCCTTTGTGCTTTGTCGTTTATTCAATAATGAAGAAAAGAGTAACAAAGGTGGACCTGCAAAGTCTAAGCCAGCACTGGCTCCTGTATCTCCTGCATTGGAAGTGCAGGCTGAAACTTATCAAACGAGTAATCAATCTTGTTATGCTGAAATTTCTGATCAAATGATGCCTGATGCTACAGAACCTGTTCAGTGTAACAATCACAGAGACTATCATAATGAAGATGTTGCAGAAAATCAAGTGGCAGAAGTGACATCTTCGGAG GTTGATTTTAGTAAGGATATGGAGCATCTCTTGCGTATGTTCTATGTCCCGTCTCCAGGGGACTCCCCATCAAGTTTACCTCCCAACACTTCAGGTGTTTCAACTCCTATCACTGTCAAATCTTCTTGTGAAGCAAGGCAATCTGAACCAACATTGGCTCCAGCGTCTCAAGCATTTCCAGAGCAAGTTGAAAAACATCTTATTAATTGCAGAACAAGATTTGACATTGTAGCACCCTTTGCATGTAGCAATAGTTATAGTGAGTACGCTACAGAAAATCAGGTGGCAGAAGTCAAAGCTACAGAa TTTGAGCTGGAAATGGAGGAAGCACTCAAAATGTTCTATGCCCATCCACCAGAGCCATTAGATTGCAACTTTTTCTCCCCGTCAACTTTAACCCCCGTTGCACCTGCTGTGTCATTTCCTACCACAGTTAAAGCTTCTCTTGAAGAAGCACGGTCTATGCCAGCACCAGCTTCAGTGTCTACAGAATTAGGCAGTGAAGCTGAAAATTATCCCACGAGTTTTCAACGTTTTCCTGCAGAAAAGTCTGATGGAATTATATCGAACACTATAGCACCCATTGAGTACAATGGTTATAACACTTATGTTGGAAAGGATAAAGTGGCAGAAGTAGCATCTGATGAG GTTGATTTGCAGTTGGAGGCAGGCTGGAATATGTTGGGTGTCTCGTCAGAGCCACTAGGTTGCAACATGTTATACCCATTTCACTCGCAGATGCAAGAAGAGTTAGGTTCTTCTTGCAGCTCTTACCCTTTTCCCAATTACTTAAATAGTGGTCATTGGGGGGTACATCACGAATATGGCACAAATGAGCCAGCTCCCAATATCTCCGAGTCCTGGGGTCTGACTCTTGGTAACCGTGTTGACTGCTTGCATAACAAGTCGTCTAGCAGTCAAAATAGTCTTGCGTTTGATAATGAAACCCTGATAAACATGGTCTCTGCTAAGGACAATCTTGCAGATGCCAATGCAAGG ATTGAGCTAGAGCATCAAGATTTGGTGTGGCTTGACGAGATCATCAATCCAGAGGTTTCTTTGGGGTTGTTAAAATCAGCATCATATAAAGAATCTATTGGAAGGTCTTCGGATCAGATCATAGGTTCGGATTGA
- the LOC142619112 gene encoding uncharacterized protein LOC142619112 isoform X2: MTKIFTLFPKLSFINWSPGIYSVIFLFLLSHTHLHFLDIVYFVVKDICGIDTKDQEWFCFNPQSLNQNGNRKNRTTMEGFYKATGKDRAIKSRGSLIGMKKTLVYHRGRTPNGEGTKWVMHEYRTTQDEFDGTHPGQKAFVLCRLFNNEEKSNKGGSAKSKPALAPLSPAFEVQVESHQTSIQSCYSEISDEMMSDVAKNQAAEVTSTEVGFNLDQSLNMFDVLSPADSPPSLSPITPDVLIPNISEDSTLINPPNNPDEFFHNTSCSQNNLAVDNETLKNMASFNDNGSCSGSDANAQVDQITSVTPAVSSPTIAEASLNEAESMLAPASVPQELGSGADNYPPSFRFSPAKNSDGIISNTKTPIEYKNDGYNTSVDRNQVEVVASDEVEACSNIFSISAEPLVSNMYSPFHSQVQAELYSSCTYHPSTNDRHWGVCDQYGTNEPDPIISKYWDSIYKPDVYFCNAYLGQNNLAVEEETLKNMASFLDNGSCGGSVANAQFEQEYQGLVRFEEIIKPKVSSSV; encoded by the exons ATGACAAAGATATTTACTTTGTTCCCGAAATTGAGTTTTATAAACTGGAGCCCTGGGATATACAGCGTaatcttcttatttttattatcacaCACCCACCTTCATTTCTTGGATATTGTGTACTTTGTTGTCAAAG ATATATGTGGGATAGATACAAAGGACCAAGAGTGGTTCTGCTTCAATCCACAGAGCCTGAATCAGAATGGGAATCGAAAGAACAGGACAACCATGGAAGGGTTCTATAAAGCAACTGGTAAAGATAGGGCAATCAAGTCCAGAGGGAGTTTAATTGGAATGAAAAAGACTCTAGTCTACCATAGAGGGCGTACTCCTAATGGAGAAGGGACCAAGTGGGTGATGCATGAATACCGCACAACCCAGGATGAGTTCGATGGAACACACCCTGGTCAG AAAGCCTTTGTCCTCTGCCGCTTATTCAATAATGAAGAAAAGAGTAACAAAGGTGGATCTGCAAAGTCCAAGCCAGCACTGGCTCCTCTATCTCCCGCATTCGAAGTGCAAGTTGAATCTCATCAAACAAGTATTCAATCTTGTTATTCTGAAATTTCTGATGAAATGATGTCTGATGTTGCAAAAAATCAAGCAGCAGAAGTGACATCTACTGAG GTTGGTTTTAATCTGGACCAATCTTTGAATATGTTCGATGTCCTGTCCCCTGCGGACTCTCCACCAAGTTTGTCCCCCATCACTCCTGACGTTTTGATTCCCAATATCTCTGAGGATTCAACACTTATTAATCCTCCTAATAATCCAGATGAGTTCTTTCATAATACATCTTGCAGTCAAAATAATCTTGCTGTTGACAATGAGACCCTGAAAAACATGGCCTCTTTTAATGACAATGGGTCATGCAGTGGGTCAGATGCCAATGCACAG GTTGACCAGATAACTTCCGTTACACCTGCTGTTTCTTCTCCTACCATAGCCGAAGCTTCTCTTAATGAAGCAGAGTCTATGCTAGCACCAGCTTCAGTGCCTCAAGAATTAGGCAGTGGAGCTGACAATTATCCCCCAAGTTTTCGATTTTCTCCTGCGAAAAATTCTGATGGAATAATATCAAACACTAAAACACCCATTGAGTACAAGAACGATGGTTATAATACTTCTGTTGATAGAAATCAAGTGGAAGTAGTCGCATCTGATGAG GTGGAGGCATGCTCGAATATATTCTCCATCTCAGCAGAGCCACTAGTTAGCAACATGTATTCCCCATTTCACTCTCAAGTGCAAGCAGAGTTATATTCTTCTTGCACCTATCACCCTTCCACCAATGATCGTCATTGGGGGGTGTGTGACCAATATGGCACAAATGAGCCAGATCCCATTATCTCTAAGTACTGGGATTCAATTTATAAACCAGATGTGTACTTTTGTAACGCATATTTGGGTCAAAATAATCTTGCTGTTGAGGAGGAGACCCTGAAAAACATGGCCTCTTTTTTGGACAATGGGTCATGCGGTGGGTCAGTGGCCAATGCACAG TTCGAACAAGAGTATCAAGGTTTGGTGAGGTTTGAAGAGATCATCAAGCCAAAGGTTTCATCATCTGTGTGA